One genomic segment of Kiritimatiellia bacterium includes these proteins:
- the sufC gene encoding Fe-S cluster assembly ATPase SufC — translation MNECGADFEIKDLCASVEGKPILKGVNLRVNRGETHALMGPNGSGKSTLASVIMGHPGYEVTGGQVCFKGQNILELETEERARLGIFLAFQYPVAIPGVTVAKFLKTAADAMRPGGEKISSAAFLKELREYMAFLEMDPAFINRFLNDGFSGGEKKRMEILQMLALKPAMAVMDETDSGLDIDALKIVSKGVNRLVGPEFGLLLITHYERMLRYIKPDHLHILMDGRIVHSGGPDLVKRLEEKGYDWVRQEFGQEVLAQ, via the coding sequence ATGAATGAATGCGGCGCGGATTTTGAAATCAAGGACCTGTGCGCGAGCGTCGAGGGCAAGCCGATCCTCAAGGGCGTGAACCTTCGGGTCAACCGCGGCGAGACGCACGCCCTGATGGGCCCGAACGGCTCCGGCAAGAGCACGCTGGCCAGCGTGATCATGGGCCATCCCGGCTACGAGGTCACCGGCGGCCAGGTTTGCTTCAAAGGTCAGAACATCCTCGAGCTCGAAACCGAGGAGCGCGCGCGGCTGGGCATTTTTCTGGCGTTCCAGTACCCGGTCGCCATCCCCGGCGTGACGGTCGCGAAGTTTCTCAAGACCGCCGCCGACGCCATGCGGCCGGGCGGCGAGAAGATCAGCTCCGCGGCCTTCCTTAAAGAGTTGCGCGAGTACATGGCGTTCCTGGAAATGGATCCCGCGTTCATCAACCGGTTCCTGAACGACGGCTTTTCCGGCGGCGAGAAGAAGCGGATGGAGATCCTCCAGATGCTGGCCCTCAAGCCCGCGATGGCGGTCATGGACGAGACGGATTCCGGCCTGGACATCGACGCGCTGAAGATCGTGTCCAAGGGCGTCAACCGGCTGGTCGGCCCGGAGTTCGGGCTCCTGCTGATCACGCACTACGAGCGGATGCTCCGGTACATCAAGCCGGACCACCTGCACATCCTGATGGACGGCCGCATCGTCCACTCGGGCGGCCCGGACCTGGTCAAACGCCTCGAGGAAAAGGGCTACGACTGGGTGAGGCAGGAGTTCGGGCAGGAGGTCCTGGCGCAATGA
- a CDS encoding DUF59 domain-containing protein translates to MSDKHPPGPIEPLREQDILEVLRHVFDPELQMDIVELGLVYGVEILPDGRVKVNMTLTSPGCPYGPELVAEVKAVLMMSRGVKGVEVNVVWEPPWGPEKMSEAARLDLGFDV, encoded by the coding sequence ATGAGCGATAAGCATCCTCCAGGACCGATCGAGCCGCTGCGGGAACAGGATATCCTGGAAGTCCTGCGACATGTGTTCGACCCGGAACTGCAGATGGACATCGTCGAACTGGGCCTAGTCTACGGCGTGGAGATTCTACCCGACGGCCGGGTAAAGGTAAACATGACGCTGACGTCGCCCGGCTGTCCCTATGGGCCGGAGCTGGTGGCCGAGGTCAAGGCCGTGCTCATGATGTCGCGTGGCGTGAAGGGCGTCGAGGTCAACGTGGTCTGGGAGCCGCCGTGGGGCCCGGAAAAGATGAGCGAGGCGGCGAGGCTGGATTTGGGGTTTGATGTGTGA
- a CDS encoding SUF system NifU family Fe-S cluster assembly protein: MELDELYQDILLDHFKHPRNYGPLPDAEVLVDELNPTCGDHIRLAARLESGRVAEVRFDGKGCAISLASASMMSELMRGLTPQEARARAADFVAFMRGEKELDEESLGDLAALAGVRQFPLRIKCATMSWHALEKALGKLRA; encoded by the coding sequence ATGGAACTTGACGAACTCTACCAGGACATCCTCCTGGACCATTTCAAGCATCCCCGGAACTACGGGCCGCTGCCGGATGCCGAGGTGCTCGTGGACGAGCTCAATCCAACCTGCGGCGACCATATCCGGCTGGCCGCGCGACTGGAGAGCGGGCGCGTGGCGGAGGTCCGGTTCGACGGCAAGGGCTGCGCCATCAGCCTGGCCTCGGCGTCCATGATGAGCGAGTTGATGCGCGGCCTGACGCCGCAGGAGGCCCGGGCGCGCGCCGCGGATTTCGTGGCGTTCATGCGGGGGGAGAAAGAACTGGACGAAGAATCGCTGGGCGACCTGGCCGCCCTGGCCGGGGTGCGCCAGTTCCCCCTGCGCATCAAGTGCGCGACCATGAGCTGGCATGCCCTGGAGAAGGCGCTGGGGAAGCTCCGGGCTTGA
- a CDS encoding cysteine desulfurase, which produces MSIAKDTPNTLAALVHCACHEQAAGGPFDPLRLRKDFPILTLTVHKDKTLAYLDNAATTQKPASVVCVLCEYYQACNANVHRSLHYLAEQATQRFEEARKKIQRFIGAPSERSVIFTRGTTEGINLVAQAWGRRNLKSGDEIVLTGMEHHSNLVPWQLVARETGAKLKFVPVLDDGTLDLGEYERLLKGRVKLAAFTHISNVLGTVNPVKQMTAMAHAAGALVLVDAAQSVPNRPVSVADIDCDFLAFSGHKMLGPTGIGVLYGRLEILESMEPFLAGGEMINRVTLEESTWADLPQKFEAGTPHVSGAIGLGVAVDYLQRVGMDTIRAYDEQLARALISRLEAVSGVRVFGRAPERGGAVSFEVEGVHPHDLAQFCDKDGIAIRAGHLCAQPLMRRLGVPAVSRASVYFYNLEEELDRLVQAIRKAKAFFHGT; this is translated from the coding sequence ATGAGCATCGCGAAGGATACGCCGAACACCCTGGCCGCCCTCGTGCATTGCGCCTGCCACGAGCAGGCCGCCGGCGGGCCGTTCGATCCTCTGCGCCTGCGCAAGGACTTTCCTATCCTGACCCTGACCGTGCACAAGGACAAGACGCTGGCGTACCTCGACAACGCGGCGACGACCCAGAAGCCGGCCTCCGTCGTGTGCGTCCTGTGCGAGTACTACCAGGCCTGCAACGCCAACGTGCACCGCTCGCTGCACTACCTGGCCGAGCAGGCGACGCAGCGGTTCGAGGAGGCCCGGAAGAAAATCCAGCGTTTCATCGGCGCGCCGAGCGAGCGGTCGGTCATCTTCACGCGCGGCACGACGGAGGGCATCAACCTGGTGGCCCAGGCGTGGGGCCGTCGGAACCTGAAGTCCGGCGACGAGATCGTGCTGACGGGGATGGAACACCACAGCAACCTGGTGCCTTGGCAGCTCGTGGCCCGGGAGACGGGTGCGAAGCTGAAGTTCGTGCCCGTCCTCGACGACGGCACGCTGGACCTCGGGGAGTACGAGCGGCTCTTGAAGGGCCGGGTGAAACTCGCCGCCTTCACGCATATCTCCAACGTGCTGGGCACGGTCAACCCGGTGAAACAGATGACCGCGATGGCGCACGCCGCCGGGGCGTTGGTTCTGGTGGACGCCGCGCAGAGCGTGCCCAACCGGCCGGTCAGCGTGGCGGACATCGATTGCGATTTCCTGGCGTTTTCCGGGCACAAGATGCTCGGTCCGACCGGCATCGGCGTGCTGTACGGCCGGCTTGAAATCCTCGAAAGCATGGAGCCGTTCCTGGCGGGCGGCGAGATGATCAACCGGGTGACGCTGGAGGAGTCCACGTGGGCCGACCTGCCGCAGAAGTTCGAGGCGGGCACGCCGCACGTCAGCGGGGCGATCGGGCTGGGCGTGGCGGTGGATTACCTGCAGCGGGTCGGCATGGACACCATCCGCGCCTACGACGAGCAATTGGCGCGGGCGCTGATTTCGCGATTGGAGGCCGTGTCCGGCGTGCGGGTTTTCGGCCGCGCGCCCGAGCGGGGCGGGGCGGTGTCGTTCGAGGTCGAGGGCGTGCACCCGCACGACCTGGCGCAGTTCTGCGACAAGGACGGCATCGCGATCCGGGCCGGGCATCTCTGCGCCCAGCCGCTGATGCGGCGGCTCGGTGTGCCCGCCGTCAGCCGGGCCAGCGTGTACTTTTATAATCTCGAGGAAGAGCTGGATCGCCTGGTCCAGGCCATCCGAAAGGCGAAGGCGTTCTTCCATGGAACTTGA
- the trkA gene encoding Trk system potassium transporter TrkA translates to MRVLIVGSGNAGRNLAEKLCDEKHDVVLVDNRQEPLTEVQSYLDIMTVRGSGASPAILEKAEIRKADLLVAVTDRDEVNLLACVMAHLAGVPHKVARVSNLDYLRPPEGYDLHKLGIDLVVSQKDECACELFNVLRMPGTLEAVDLLEDRVLSAGIRVHMDSPLIREPLKAFPKPELLQTIRFIAGKRGDELLVPRGDSQFMVGDEIYFVGPPDDVNAFLEWAWPEHSSFQKVVIAGGGDVGVRLAQLLEKTPMQVVLIEPDEERTEYCSGILGRTLVIRGDPMNDETQTEAGLGQNTAFVAATPDDESNIIGCLLAAKLGARFTLAQVNKPEYVPIIDSLSLLDHVVSPPLSMINAILHFVRGKHVKAAALFHKLPGELLEVVLSPRGKWVGKAVKDLSLPAGVTLAAGLRDDKVLSITGDLLLAAGDRLVLFSPPEAVNKLASLFRK, encoded by the coding sequence ATGAGGGTTCTCATTGTTGGGTCAGGCAATGCCGGGCGGAATCTTGCGGAGAAGCTGTGCGATGAAAAGCACGATGTCGTGCTGGTGGACAATCGGCAGGAGCCTCTGACGGAAGTACAGTCCTACCTGGATATTATGACGGTCCGCGGCTCGGGTGCGAGTCCGGCCATCTTGGAGAAAGCCGAGATTCGAAAGGCCGACCTGCTGGTGGCCGTGACAGACCGCGACGAGGTGAATCTTCTGGCCTGTGTCATGGCCCATCTGGCCGGCGTGCCTCACAAGGTCGCCCGGGTCTCGAATCTGGATTACCTGCGCCCCCCCGAAGGATACGACCTGCATAAACTGGGCATCGACCTGGTCGTCAGCCAGAAAGATGAGTGCGCCTGCGAGTTGTTTAATGTCCTCCGGATGCCCGGCACGCTGGAGGCGGTGGACTTGCTCGAAGACCGAGTGCTATCGGCCGGAATCCGGGTGCACATGGACAGCCCGCTCATCCGGGAACCCCTGAAGGCGTTCCCGAAACCGGAATTGCTCCAGACCATCCGTTTCATCGCCGGCAAGCGCGGGGACGAATTACTCGTCCCGCGCGGCGATTCGCAGTTCATGGTCGGCGACGAGATCTATTTCGTCGGCCCGCCCGACGACGTGAACGCATTCCTGGAGTGGGCTTGGCCGGAGCATTCCAGTTTCCAAAAGGTGGTCATCGCGGGCGGCGGCGATGTCGGCGTCCGCCTCGCCCAATTGTTGGAAAAGACCCCCATGCAGGTGGTCCTGATCGAGCCCGACGAGGAGCGTACGGAATACTGCTCCGGCATCCTCGGCCGCACCCTGGTCATCCGCGGCGACCCGATGAACGACGAAACCCAGACCGAGGCCGGCCTCGGCCAGAACACCGCCTTTGTAGCCGCCACCCCTGACGACGAAAGCAACATCATCGGCTGCCTGCTCGCCGCCAAGCTCGGGGCCCGCTTCACGCTCGCGCAGGTCAACAAGCCGGAATACGTGCCGATCATCGACAGCTTGAGCCTGCTCGACCACGTGGTCAGCCCGCCCCTTTCAATGATCAACGCCATCCTGCATTTCGTTCGCGGCAAGCACGTCAAGGCCGCCGCCCTGTTCCACAAGCTGCCGGGCGAATTGCTGGAGGTCGTGCTCTCCCCGCGCGGCAAGTGGGTCGGCAAGGCCGTCAAGGACCTTTCCCTCCCCGCGGGCGTCACCCTCGCCGCCGGCCTGCGGGACGACAAGGTCCTGAGCATCACCGGCGACCTGTTGCTCGCGGCGGGCGACCGGCTGGTGCTGTTCTCCCCGCCGGAGGCCGTCAACAAACTGGCCTCGCTGTTCAGGAAATAA
- a CDS encoding TrkH family potassium uptake protein yields the protein MNFRVVFHLVSHMLLVIAGGMAAAWGVSLYAGDPPLAQLALGFSCLGTLLFGLILKMATRGDTELTRRDGFGIVTLGWLFASVFSAAPFVLSGIIPHPISAFFEAMSGYTTTGASVIEVLEGLPRGILFWRAMTHFFGGMGVLVLCIAILPFLGVGGMQIFRAEMPGPSKDRLTPRITTTAKWLWGVYVLFTVVEAVLLRLGGMTWFDAVCHSFATMATGGFSTRTASIAAYRSPYIEAVITVFMFLAAVNFALHYRALRGKVGSYFRDPEFRFYLTLWAGAALFVSLILHARLDMGALHALRLGFFQVTSIMTTTGFTTADFEQWPVILKFALVLLMFVGGCSGSTGGGIKVVRLFVLLKAIGREIRLFMQPQAVLRVRLGEERLEPEVVSSITAFVTIFVMLFLVGTAVMCFFTPDFQTAASSVAATLGNIGPGLGLVGPMSTYATIPPAGQAVLIVCMLLGRLELYTVLVMLLPGFWKK from the coding sequence ATGAATTTCCGGGTCGTTTTTCATCTCGTGTCGCACATGCTGCTCGTGATCGCGGGCGGCATGGCCGCCGCATGGGGTGTCTCTCTCTATGCCGGGGATCCCCCGCTGGCCCAACTGGCCCTGGGCTTTTCCTGCCTGGGTACGCTGCTCTTCGGCTTGATCTTGAAAATGGCCACCCGCGGCGACACGGAGCTGACCCGGCGCGACGGGTTCGGGATCGTGACCCTGGGCTGGTTGTTCGCCTCCGTTTTCAGCGCCGCGCCCTTCGTGCTTTCCGGGATCATCCCCCACCCCATCTCCGCGTTCTTCGAGGCCATGTCCGGCTATACCACAACCGGGGCCTCGGTTATCGAGGTGCTGGAAGGCCTGCCCCGCGGCATTCTCTTCTGGCGAGCCATGACCCATTTCTTCGGCGGCATGGGCGTGCTGGTCCTTTGCATCGCGATCCTGCCCTTCCTGGGCGTCGGGGGCATGCAGATCTTCCGCGCGGAGATGCCGGGCCCTTCCAAGGACCGCCTGACGCCGCGCATCACGACCACGGCCAAGTGGCTCTGGGGCGTGTATGTCCTCTTCACCGTCGTCGAAGCCGTGCTGCTGCGCCTCGGCGGAATGACCTGGTTCGACGCGGTGTGTCACAGCTTCGCCACCATGGCCACGGGAGGATTCTCCACGCGCACCGCGAGCATCGCGGCCTACCGCAGCCCGTACATCGAGGCCGTGATCACGGTGTTCATGTTCCTGGCGGCCGTCAACTTCGCCCTCCATTACCGGGCGCTGCGCGGGAAAGTCGGCTCGTATTTCCGGGACCCGGAGTTCCGCTTCTACCTGACGCTCTGGGCGGGCGCCGCGTTGTTCGTTTCGCTCATCCTGCACGCGCGCCTGGACATGGGCGCGCTCCATGCCCTGCGGCTCGGGTTCTTCCAGGTGACATCGATCATGACCACCACCGGGTTCACGACGGCCGATTTCGAGCAATGGCCGGTCATCCTGAAGTTCGCGCTGGTGCTTCTGATGTTCGTCGGCGGATGCTCGGGGTCCACGGGTGGCGGGATCAAGGTGGTCCGGCTGTTCGTCCTGCTGAAAGCCATCGGGCGGGAGATCCGCCTGTTCATGCAGCCCCAGGCCGTGCTGCGCGTCCGGTTGGGCGAGGAGCGGCTGGAGCCGGAAGTGGTCTCCAGCATCACGGCCTTCGTGACCATCTTCGTCATGCTGTTCCTGGTCGGCACGGCCGTCATGTGCTTCTTCACGCCGGACTTCCAGACCGCAGCCTCCTCCGTCGCCGCCACCCTGGGCAACATCGGCCCGGGCCTGGGTCTGGTGGGCCCGATGAGCACCTACGCCACCATCCCGCCCGCCGGGCAGGCGGTGCTCATCGTCTGCATGCTGCTGGGCCGCCTGGAACTCTATACGGTCCTCGTGATGCTGCTGCCCGGGTTCTGGAAGAAATGA
- the sufD gene encoding Fe-S cluster assembly protein SufD yields the protein MSDAISQEYIGDFDEARFREVLNGLGGREAREKAFELYRRAEAPHGFIEEWRRTDPAWFPLGRLAFDPALGRGKDGAGAGPEDDRFDAVVSIGDAGISVRDVSGAIQAGRLVVDSPDAADLLQRSVDLGVKSAAPNKLALLQAAFWNVGVRLRVPDGVELERGVLVRAAFSKDGSVVIPRIVVEAGRGSRAVILEELSSPGDRAVLVAASREMRAGENASLQYVTLQELGGRSLYLADDRARAGRNGRVHWIGLHFGAQLGKMNFSGEVAGEGGAAELDGLYFASGEQHLDQRTLQIHSAPHTTSNLLYKGAVRDRARSVYQGLIIARPGAVKVDAYQKNNNIVLNEGARADSLPGLEIDTDDLKCSHGSTIGNLDAEQVFYLRTRGMDERDARRTLLKGFFQEIASRVPFECVRERIERHVGEKIGG from the coding sequence ATGAGCGACGCGATTTCACAGGAATACATCGGGGATTTCGACGAGGCGCGCTTCCGCGAGGTGCTCAACGGACTCGGCGGTCGCGAGGCCCGGGAGAAGGCCTTCGAGCTGTATCGCCGGGCCGAGGCGCCTCACGGATTCATCGAAGAGTGGCGGCGGACCGACCCGGCCTGGTTCCCGCTCGGACGCCTGGCCTTCGACCCGGCGCTGGGGCGGGGGAAGGACGGCGCGGGCGCCGGGCCGGAGGACGACCGGTTCGACGCGGTGGTGTCGATCGGCGATGCCGGGATAAGCGTCCGGGACGTGTCGGGCGCGATCCAGGCCGGGCGGCTGGTGGTCGATTCGCCGGATGCGGCCGATCTCCTGCAGCGGTCGGTGGACCTGGGCGTCAAGAGCGCCGCGCCGAACAAGCTGGCCCTGCTCCAGGCGGCCTTCTGGAACGTCGGCGTCCGGCTTCGCGTGCCCGACGGCGTGGAGTTGGAGCGCGGCGTGCTGGTCCGCGCGGCCTTCTCGAAAGACGGCTCCGTCGTGATCCCGCGCATCGTCGTCGAAGCCGGGCGCGGCAGCCGGGCGGTGATCCTGGAAGAGCTCTCGTCGCCGGGTGACCGGGCCGTGCTGGTCGCGGCGTCGCGCGAGATGAGGGCGGGCGAGAACGCGAGCCTCCAATACGTCACGCTCCAGGAACTGGGCGGGCGGTCGCTGTACCTGGCCGACGACCGCGCGCGCGCGGGGCGGAACGGGCGGGTCCATTGGATCGGCCTCCACTTCGGCGCACAGCTCGGTAAGATGAACTTCAGCGGCGAGGTGGCGGGCGAGGGCGGGGCGGCGGAACTGGACGGCCTCTACTTCGCCTCGGGCGAGCAGCACCTGGACCAGCGCACCCTGCAGATCCATTCCGCGCCGCACACGACCAGCAACCTGCTGTACAAGGGGGCGGTGCGCGATCGCGCGCGGTCGGTCTATCAGGGACTCATCATCGCGCGACCCGGGGCGGTCAAGGTGGACGCCTACCAGAAGAACAACAACATCGTGCTCAACGAGGGGGCGCGGGCGGACTCGCTGCCGGGCCTGGAGATCGACACGGACGACCTCAAGTGCAGCCACGGCTCGACCATCGGCAACCTTGACGCGGAGCAGGTATTTTATTTACGTACGCGGGGCATGGACGAGCGGGACGCGCGGCGGACGCTCCTGAAGGGTTTCTTCCAGGAGATTGCGTCGCGGGTGCCCTTCGAGTGCGTCCGGGAGCGGATCGAGCGGCACGTGGGGGAGAAAATCGGCGGGTAG
- a CDS encoding non-heme iron oxygenase ferredoxin subunit, whose product MADWVQIAETKEFEATDRKYVELSPMKHIGLFKVGGEYFAIDAWCSHARASLVHGEVEGHEVQCPLHGARFDLRTGLHLSPPATRPVARYDVKVEDGKILAKV is encoded by the coding sequence ATGGCGGACTGGGTGCAGATTGCCGAAACGAAGGAATTCGAGGCGACGGATCGGAAATACGTGGAGTTGAGCCCCATGAAACACATCGGGCTGTTCAAGGTCGGCGGGGAGTACTTCGCGATAGACGCGTGGTGCAGCCATGCCCGGGCGTCGCTGGTCCACGGGGAGGTGGAGGGCCACGAGGTGCAATGCCCGCTGCACGGGGCGCGGTTCGACCTGCGGACGGGGCTTCACTTGAGCCCGCCGGCCACGCGGCCGGTGGCACGCTATGATGTCAAAGTGGAAGATGGGAAAATCCTGGCAAAAGTTTGA
- a CDS encoding Rrf2 family transcriptional regulator: MLKLSKKVEYALMALLHMDGRRADLATAREIADSCGAPLELLGKVLQALARGGLIESEQGVHGGYRLARQADRIMLGEVIEAVDGPVHLAACQDDPSRCGQYPTCNIRQPVVRVQRELQDYMHGLSLASFRKDRRGAEVSAK, translated from the coding sequence GTGTTGAAGCTAAGCAAAAAGGTCGAGTACGCGCTGATGGCGCTGCTGCACATGGATGGCCGACGGGCGGACCTGGCGACGGCGAGAGAGATTGCCGACTCCTGCGGCGCGCCGCTGGAACTGCTGGGCAAGGTGCTGCAGGCGCTCGCGCGTGGGGGACTGATCGAGTCGGAGCAAGGCGTGCACGGCGGTTATCGCCTGGCGCGGCAAGCGGATCGGATCATGCTGGGCGAAGTGATCGAGGCCGTGGACGGGCCGGTGCATCTCGCCGCGTGCCAGGACGATCCGTCGCGGTGCGGGCAATACCCGACGTGCAACATCCGCCAGCCCGTGGTCCGGGTGCAGCGCGAGTTGCAGGACTACATGCACGGGTTGTCGCTGGCGTCGTTCCGGAAGGACCGGAGGGGAGCCGAGGTGAGCGCGAAATGA
- a CDS encoding TrkH family potassium uptake protein — translation MNGRAVFHLITYLLLMIGASMAACWGVSLYFDDPAPAPSALGLGAAITLVVAVVGHLVTRGPVDLSWRDGIGVGTLGWIAAMAFGALPYLFSGVIREPVSALFETISGFSTTGASVLATLEPLPKGILLWRATTHFLGGMGILVLCVAILPILGGGGMQLFRAEVAGPSKDRLTPRIASTAKLLWGVYVLITVVEIVLLRLGGMPWFDSVCHSFATLATGGFSTRTASIAAYNSLYIEIVIIVFMLIGAANYALHYRALRGDLRGAYRDSEFRFFMGFWLVGCLVVTLNTWRTMYPSFGTALRNSVFSFTSLATTTGFATADFDQWPATSKLVLLLAMLVGGCVGSTGGGIKHMRILVAFKKIARRIRLFMHPQAVVQIKVNREPVDDEIVSTILGYIVLYLMALAVASVIMTHFTKDLLAAISSVIATMGGVGPGLGLVGPMQNYAAIPSGGKIVLILCMLLGRLEFYTLLALFFPSFWKK, via the coding sequence ATGAACGGTCGCGCGGTATTTCACCTGATCACGTACCTGCTGCTCATGATCGGGGCCAGCATGGCGGCCTGCTGGGGCGTTTCACTGTATTTCGACGATCCCGCCCCCGCCCCTTCCGCCCTGGGCCTGGGCGCGGCCATTACCCTCGTCGTGGCCGTCGTCGGGCATCTCGTCACGCGCGGGCCGGTCGATCTCTCGTGGCGGGACGGTATCGGCGTCGGCACACTCGGCTGGATCGCGGCCATGGCCTTCGGTGCGCTGCCGTACCTCTTCTCCGGAGTCATCCGCGAACCGGTTTCCGCCCTCTTCGAGACCATTTCCGGTTTCAGCACGACCGGGGCGTCTGTGCTGGCCACGCTCGAACCGCTCCCCAAGGGCATCCTGCTGTGGCGCGCCACAACCCACTTCCTCGGCGGCATGGGCATCCTGGTTCTCTGCGTCGCCATCCTGCCGATCCTCGGCGGGGGCGGCATGCAGCTCTTCCGGGCCGAGGTGGCCGGACCGTCGAAGGACCGCCTGACCCCGCGCATCGCAAGCACCGCCAAGCTGTTGTGGGGTGTGTACGTGCTGATCACCGTGGTAGAAATCGTTCTCCTGCGCCTGGGCGGCATGCCCTGGTTCGATTCGGTCTGCCACTCATTCGCCACGCTCGCCACGGGCGGCTTCTCTACGCGCACGGCCAGCATCGCCGCATACAACAGCCTCTATATCGAAATCGTCATCATCGTCTTCATGCTGATCGGTGCCGCGAACTATGCGCTTCACTACCGGGCGCTGCGCGGCGACCTGCGGGGGGCGTACCGCGATTCCGAGTTCAGGTTCTTCATGGGGTTCTGGCTGGTCGGGTGCCTGGTCGTGACGCTCAACACGTGGCGCACGATGTACCCCTCCTTCGGCACGGCGCTGCGCAACAGCGTGTTTTCCTTCACCTCCCTGGCCACCACCACCGGCTTCGCGACAGCCGACTTCGACCAGTGGCCCGCCACCTCGAAGCTGGTATTGCTCCTGGCCATGCTGGTCGGCGGCTGCGTGGGTTCGACGGGCGGCGGCATCAAGCACATGCGCATCCTCGTGGCCTTCAAGAAAATAGCGCGCCGCATCCGGCTTTTCATGCACCCGCAAGCCGTGGTGCAGATCAAGGTAAACCGGGAACCGGTGGACGATGAAATTGTCTCCACCATCCTGGGCTACATCGTGCTCTACCTGATGGCCCTGGCCGTGGCCTCGGTCATCATGACCCATTTCACGAAGGACTTGCTGGCCGCCATCTCCTCCGTCATCGCCACCATGGGCGGTGTCGGGCCCGGACTGGGCCTCGTGGGCCCGATGCAGAACTACGCCGCCATACCGTCAGGGGGCAAAATCGTGCTGATCTTGTGCATGCTGCTGGGACGGCTTGAGTTCTACACCCTCCTCGCGCTATTCTTCCCCAGCTTCTGGAAGAAATAG
- the sufB gene encoding Fe-S cluster assembly protein SufB, with the protein MTTPDSPDVLQGDYKYGFYTDIEADSAPKGLNEDIIRFISRKKGEPDWMLEWRLKAYRGWLKKKEPRWAYLDYPPIDYQDICYYSAPKTGPAGEVDDELRKTFERLGIPLDERKRLEGVAVDAVFDSVSVATTHKDLLAEKGIIFCPISEAIREHPELVRQYLGSVVPPADNFFAALNSAVFTDGSFCYIPKGVRCPIELSTYFRINARNTGQFERTLIVADEGSYVSYLEGCTAPLRDENQLHAAVVELVALDDAQIKYATVQNWYAGDKEGRGGIYNFVTKRGHCRGKRSRISWTQVEVGSAITWKYPSCVLEGEHSVGEFYSVALTNHRMQADTGTKMIHVGSHTRSTIVSKGISAGESVNSYRGLVQVLPGAAGCRNHSQCDSMLIGDQCKANTFPVVEAENGTAVIEHEATTSRISEDQLFYLKSRGITEEDAVSLVVNGFCKEVFKQLPLEFAVEAVRLLELKLDKSIG; encoded by the coding sequence ATGACCACCCCGGACAGCCCGGATGTTCTGCAGGGCGACTACAAGTACGGCTTCTACACCGACATCGAGGCCGACTCCGCGCCCAAGGGGCTGAACGAGGACATCATCCGGTTCATCTCGCGGAAAAAGGGCGAGCCGGACTGGATGCTCGAGTGGCGCCTGAAGGCCTACCGCGGGTGGCTGAAGAAGAAGGAGCCGCGCTGGGCGTACCTCGACTACCCGCCGATCGATTACCAGGACATCTGCTACTATTCCGCGCCGAAGACCGGGCCGGCCGGCGAGGTGGATGACGAACTGCGCAAGACCTTCGAGCGGCTCGGCATCCCGCTCGACGAGCGCAAGCGGCTGGAGGGCGTCGCCGTGGACGCCGTGTTCGACAGCGTCTCCGTGGCCACGACCCACAAGGACCTCCTGGCCGAGAAAGGCATCATTTTCTGCCCCATTTCCGAGGCGATCCGCGAGCACCCGGAGCTGGTGCGGCAGTATCTCGGCAGCGTCGTGCCGCCGGCGGACAACTTCTTCGCCGCGCTCAACTCCGCCGTCTTCACCGACGGGTCGTTCTGCTACATCCCGAAGGGCGTGCGCTGCCCGATCGAGCTGTCCACCTACTTCCGTATCAACGCGCGGAACACGGGCCAATTCGAGCGGACGTTAATCGTCGCCGACGAGGGGAGCTACGTGTCCTACCTGGAGGGCTGCACGGCCCCGCTGCGCGACGAGAACCAGCTCCACGCGGCGGTGGTCGAGCTCGTCGCGCTGGACGACGCGCAGATCAAGTACGCGACCGTGCAGAACTGGTACGCGGGCGACAAGGAGGGGCGCGGCGGCATCTACAACTTCGTCACCAAGCGCGGGCACTGCCGTGGCAAGCGGTCGCGCATCTCATGGACCCAGGTCGAGGTCGGCTCGGCGATCACGTGGAAGTACCCGAGCTGCGTCCTGGAGGGCGAGCACTCGGTCGGCGAGTTTTATTCCGTGGCCCTGACCAACCACCGGATGCAGGCGGACACCGGGACGAAGATGATCCACGTTGGCAGCCACACCCGCAGCACGATCGTGTCCAAGGGCATCTCCGCCGGCGAGTCGGTCAACAGCTACCGCGGCCTGGTGCAGGTGCTGCCCGGCGCGGCCGGCTGCCGGAACCACTCGCAGTGCGATTCCATGCTGATCGGGGACCAATGCAAGGCCAACACGTTCCCCGTGGTCGAGGCGGAAAACGGCACTGCGGTGATCGAGCACGAGGCGACGACCTCGCGGATCAGCGAGGACCAGCTCTTCTACCTCAAGAGCCGCGGGATCACGGAGGAGGACGCCGTCTCGCTGGTGGTCAACGGGTTCTGCAAGGAAGTCTTCAAGCAGCTGCCGCTGGAGTTCGCCGTCGAGGCGGTCCGGCTGCTGGAACTGAAACTGGACAAGAGCATCGGGTAG